The following are encoded together in the Nocardioides sp. Arc9.136 genome:
- a CDS encoding Rieske (2Fe-2S) protein, with protein MSDDKQPGVPLSELAGGKVRLVGQWVVGLRRTTDTTDPTARTGEPFAVSRRCRHQLADLSEGHVDADGCLVCPWHQSRYDVSTGVMVDGPKGFLGYHGPARGYRQFVAAYSKVLRLRRGKAHVEGDQVRVD; from the coding sequence ATGAGCGACGACAAGCAGCCCGGCGTCCCCCTCTCCGAGCTGGCCGGCGGCAAGGTCCGCCTGGTCGGGCAGTGGGTGGTCGGCCTGCGCCGCACGACGGACACCACCGACCCGACCGCGCGCACCGGGGAGCCGTTCGCGGTCTCGCGCCGGTGCCGCCACCAGCTCGCCGACCTCAGCGAGGGCCACGTCGACGCGGACGGGTGCCTGGTCTGCCCGTGGCACCAGAGCCGGTACGACGTCAGCACCGGCGTCATGGTCGACGGGCCGAAGGGGTTCCTGGGCTACCACGGCCCGGCCCGGGGCTACCGCCAGTTCGTGGCGGCGTACTCCAAGGTGCTCCGGCTGCGCCGTGGCAAGGCCCACGTCGAGGGCGACCAGGTCCGGGTCGACTGA
- a CDS encoding ATP-binding protein: MRARVIVLAGPSGSGKSRLAARMGLPVLRLDDFYKSGGDPTLPRIEHGANAGIIDWDHPDSWLPDDALAAMETLCREGKAEVPIYDIAHDGRCGWQTLDLDGAPYYVAEGIFAPDVVRPAREAGILAAAYCIRRSPLRTFWLRLQRDLREHRKPPLVLVRRGIALMRAQREVVADAVAKGCRPVTPDEACAEVARLTADAAR; this comes from the coding sequence GTGCGCGCCCGGGTAATCGTCCTCGCCGGCCCCTCGGGGTCGGGCAAGTCCCGGCTCGCCGCGCGGATGGGCCTGCCGGTGCTGCGCCTCGACGACTTCTACAAGTCCGGTGGCGACCCCACGCTCCCCCGCATCGAGCACGGCGCGAACGCCGGCATCATCGACTGGGACCACCCCGACTCCTGGCTGCCCGACGACGCGCTCGCCGCGATGGAGACGCTGTGCCGCGAGGGGAAGGCCGAGGTGCCGATCTACGACATCGCCCACGACGGCCGCTGCGGGTGGCAGACCCTCGACCTGGACGGTGCCCCGTACTACGTCGCGGAGGGGATCTTCGCCCCCGACGTCGTCCGGCCCGCGCGTGAGGCGGGGATCCTCGCCGCGGCGTACTGCATCCGCCGGTCGCCCCTGCGCACCTTCTGGCTCCGCCTCCAGCGCGACCTGCGGGAGCACCGCAAGCCGCCGCTCGTCCTCGTCCGGCGGGGCATCGCCCTGATGCGCGCCCAGCGCGAGGTCGTCGCCGACGCCGTCGCGAAGGGCTGCCGGCCGGTCACGCCCGACGAGGCCTGCGCCGAGGTCGCGCGGCTGACCGCCGACGCGGCCCGCTGA
- a CDS encoding DUF559 domain-containing protein, producing the protein MPATTPHDLPVLLAARRLAADQGGVVSRRQLYALGVTRWQVRGQVAGGRWRLVGDQSVCLHNSTLSEAGHHWAAVFQGGPRACLDGASALVAGGLQRYVVDRVRVSVPRGARVRRSPRYDIRQTRRWSATDVVPTGVPRTRPATAAVRAALWAATDRQAAYLLTLTVQQGLATAEQVGEEALRVRRDRRRALVQQVVGELLEGARTLDEAAIVRELVRRGLPAPARQVVRRGRNGRYVLDLCWPEHRLVVEVDGIQHAWVDHVVGDAVRQNDLVLSGDRVLRVPMLGLRLQPDTFYGQIEQALLHRTGHASDVMRAEHPLPRSG; encoded by the coding sequence GTGCCCGCGACGACTCCCCACGACCTGCCCGTCCTCCTCGCCGCCCGGCGCCTCGCGGCCGACCAGGGCGGTGTGGTGTCGCGGCGGCAGCTCTACGCGCTGGGTGTCACCCGGTGGCAGGTGAGGGGACAGGTCGCCGGCGGCCGCTGGCGACTGGTGGGCGACCAGTCCGTGTGCCTGCACAACAGCACCCTCAGCGAGGCTGGCCACCACTGGGCGGCGGTGTTCCAGGGTGGGCCACGCGCGTGCCTGGACGGGGCGTCGGCCCTGGTGGCCGGCGGCCTGCAGCGGTACGTCGTGGACCGGGTCAGGGTGTCGGTCCCGCGCGGCGCGCGCGTGCGACGGAGCCCGCGGTACGACATCCGGCAGACCCGGCGGTGGAGCGCGACCGACGTCGTGCCGACCGGGGTGCCGCGGACCCGGCCCGCGACGGCGGCGGTCCGCGCGGCGCTGTGGGCCGCGACCGACCGCCAGGCGGCGTACCTGCTGACCCTGACCGTGCAGCAGGGCCTCGCCACCGCCGAGCAGGTGGGCGAGGAGGCGCTGCGCGTGCGGAGGGACCGGCGCCGTGCGCTGGTCCAGCAGGTGGTCGGTGAGCTGCTCGAGGGCGCCCGCACGTTGGACGAGGCGGCGATCGTGCGGGAGCTGGTGCGCCGGGGGCTCCCGGCGCCCGCGCGGCAGGTGGTGCGGCGCGGGCGCAACGGTCGGTACGTCCTGGACCTCTGCTGGCCCGAGCACCGGCTGGTCGTCGAGGTCGACGGCATCCAGCACGCCTGGGTGGACCACGTCGTCGGCGACGCGGTCCGGCAGAACGACCTGGTCCTGTCGGGCGACCGGGTGCTGCGGGTGCCGATGCTGGGGCTGCGGCTGCAGCCCGACACGTTCTACGGGCAGATCGAGCAGGCGCTCCTGCACCGGACGGGCCACGCCTCGGACGTCATGCGGGCCGAGCACCCGCTCCCACGCTCCGGATGA